One Sebastes umbrosus isolate fSebUmb1 chromosome 6, fSebUmb1.pri, whole genome shotgun sequence DNA window includes the following coding sequences:
- the hoxc1a gene encoding LOW QUALITY PROTEIN: homeobox protein Hox-C1a (The sequence of the model RefSeq protein was modified relative to this genomic sequence to represent the inferred CDS: deleted 2 bases in 1 codon; substituted 1 base at 1 genomic stop codon) produces MRGRAXSATNDYAGGEVIMTSYQELTAEGESSRGLLFTGCCCRAKEVINPDLDGRTHPELCSDDERRLEVEEVASGFNTPHPRYLTLSNSSLDSPPPPLPLPETLEGFSPPACPLHSSRVPWRCRLQPGQGSPGRGSNCASDALQSGFGALLTEQIYARNGPEMHVATGSSAGSDCNVHAHVDVSRKTFEWMRVKRSQHREARMHMTCGFSIVGSGLGAVEAATSSSSSSSSSIMCTDGHATVNGTPRTSFSTKQLTELEKEFHFNKYLTRARRVEVAGALQLSETQVKVWFQNRRMKQKKLQRDGLLRTDTLDTCTISPGPTSPKKHLNS; encoded by the exons ATGAGAGGCCGGGCATGAAGTGCAACCAATGATTatgcaggagga gaggtgatAATGACTTCCTATCAAGAGTTAACGGCCGAAGGGGAGAGTAGCAGAGGGCTACTCTTCACGGGCTGCTGCTGCCGAGCAAAAGAGGTCATAAACCCGGACCTGGACGGCAGGACTCATCCTGAACTCTGCAGTGATGACGAGAGGAGACTGGAGGTGGAAGAAGTCGCTTCAGGATTTAATACTCCGCATCCCCGGTACTTAACTCTCTCCAACAGTTCTTTGgacagccctcctcctcctcttcctcttccagaGACTCTGGAGGGCTTCTCTCCACCGGCCTGCCCCCTCCACTCGTCCCGTGTCCCCTGGCGGTGCAGGTTGCAGCCTGGGCAGGGCTCTCCAGGACGCGGATCAAACTGCGCGTCAGACGCGCTCCAATCCGGTTTTGGCGCACTACTAACAGAGCAAATTTACGCACGTAATGGCCCCGAGATGCACGTCGCCACGGGGAGTTCAGCTGGCTCGGACTGTAACGTGCATGCTCATGTGGATGTAAGCAGGAAAACTTTTGAGTGGATGAGAGTGAAGAGGAGTCAGCACCGGGAGG CCAGGATGCACATGACCTGTGGGTTCAGCATTGTTGGCTCTGGCCTCGGTGCTGTGGAGGCTgcaacaagcagcagcagcagcagcagcagcagcatcatgtgCACGGACGGCCATGCCACGGTGAACGGCACCCCGAGGACCAGCTTCAGCACCAAGCAGCTGACCGAGCTGGAGAAGGAGTTCCACTTCAACAAGTACCTGACTCGAGCCAGGCGCGTGGAGGTGGCGGGTGCCCTGCAGCTCAGCGAGACGCAGGTGAAAGTTTGGTTTCAGAATAGACGCATGAAGCAGAAGAAATTGCAGAGAGACGGGCTTTTACGCACAGACACTCTGGACACCTGCACCATATCTCCTGGACCGACCTCTCcaaaaaaacacctgaactcCTGA